One Alnus glutinosa chromosome 3, dhAlnGlut1.1, whole genome shotgun sequence genomic region harbors:
- the LOC133863806 gene encoding glycosyltransferase 6-like, translating into MAPKPTFPNKACASLSYASLFLVGSLLLLLLLLCPFRSFLNPNPYFGSNLTEPNVPDPPDPNFYDDPELTYSVDKTVKNWDEKRSHWLKRHPSLAAGSRNRILVITGSQASPCKNPIGDHLLLRLFKNKLDYCRIHGYDLFYNNAYLHPKMNSYWAKLPVVRAAMIAHPEAEWIWWVDSDAVFTDMEFKLPLDRYKAHNLVVHGWPNMVYEDKDNKSWTGLNAGVFLIRNCQWAMDLIDIWASMGPKSPNYEKWGHVLQMTFKDKPFPLPDDQSSLIYLLFTNKPKWGDKTYLESEYYFQGYWIGLVKMYDNIAKRYTKIDIHTPILRRRHAEKLSEYYAALREPYLENAGYESGNGKRPFVTHFTGCQPCNGEHNPLYAGDMCWNEIQRALNFADNQVLRKYGFVHPDLLNPSLVAPLPFDYPA; encoded by the coding sequence ATGGCCCCCAAACCCACCTTCCCTAACAAAGCCTGCGCGTCTCTCTCCTAtgcctctctctttctcgttGGATcacttttgcttcttcttctactcCTTTGCCCCTTCCGGTCcttcctaaaccctaacccttattTCGGGTCCAATCTGACAGAACCAAATGTGCCCGACCCTCCCGACCCGAACTTCTATGACGACCCGGAGCTGACCTATTCCGTTGACAAAACCGTGAAGAACTGGGACGAGAAGCGAAGCCATTGGCTGAAGCGTCATCCATCGCTCGCCGCTGGATCACGCAATCGGATTCTGGTGATCACGGGATCACAGGCGTCCCCTTGTAAGAACCCCATCGGCGATCACTTACTCCTCAGGCTCTTCAAGAACAAGCTCGACTACTGCCGAATCCACGGCTACGATTTGTTCTACAACAACGCCTACCTGCACCCCAAGATGAATTCTTATTGGGCCAAGCTCCCGGTGGTCCGGGCCGCCATGATTGCCCACCCCGAGGCAGAGTGGATCTGGTGGGTCGACTCCGATGCCGTTTTCACTGATATGGAGTTCAAGCTCCCACTGGACCGCTACAAAGCCCATAATCTTGTGGTCCATGGGTGGCCCAATATGGTCTACGAGGACAAAGATAACAAGAGCTGGACGGGTCTCAACGCTGGGGTGTTTCTGATCAGGAATTGTCAGTGGGCTATGGACCTCATTGATATATGGGCTTCTATGGGCCCTAAGAGCCCAAACTACGAGAAGTGGGGCCATGTCCTTCAAATGACGTTTAAGGACAAGCCGTTCCCTCTCCCAGACGACCAATCCTCTCTGATTTATTTGCTCTTCACGAATAAACCCAAATGGGGGGACAAGACCTACCTAGAGAGCGAGTATTACTTTCAAGGGTATTGGATAGGGTTAGTGAAGATGTATGATAACATCGCCAAGAGGTACACGAAGATTGATATACACACGCCCATTTTGAGGAGAAGACACGCGGAAAAACTTAGCGAGTATTACGCTGCGCTGAGAGAGCCGTACCTTGAGAACGCGGGTTATGAGAGTGGAAATGGTAAGAGGCCCTTTGTCACGCACTTCACGGGGTGTCAGCCTTGTAATGGAGAACACAATCCTTTGTATGCTGGGGACATGTGCTGGAACGAGATTCAAAGGGCTTTGAATTTTGCTGACAATCAGGTGCTTCGCAAGTATGGTTTTGTGCACCCGGATCTACTGAATCCCTCCTTGGTGGCTCCTCTTCCATTTGATTACCCTGCCTGA
- the LOC133863100 gene encoding putative glycosyltransferase 7: MVSPELPQLHTSPPMAKPAARNKASFSLADSLLFLGGAFVALLLVWSLWSIVSPSPNPTGIFGTFGLGGSQSKSSIDSRNCGADVDRRYDPDETTFYDEPEMSYSLGKPVKDWDEKRREWLKQHPSFAAGARDRVLMLTGSQPSPCKNPIGDHLLLRFFKNKVDYCRIHGCDVFYNNVFLHPKMVSYWAKLPVVRAAMLAHPEAEWIWWVDSDALITDMDFKLPLDRYKDHNLVAHGWFHVIYDEKSWTGLNAGVFLIRNCQWSMDLIDVWAGMGPQSPEYHKWGQILRSTFKDKLFPESDDQSALIYLIYKEKAKWADKIYLEGEYYFEGYWHEILGTLDNITDRYTDMEREDATLRRRHAEKVSERYAAFREERHLKEAGNGRGSWRRPFITHFTGCQPCSGNHNEMYTGNSCWDGMRKALNFADNQVLRNFGFVHPDPLDSSVSTVPFDYPW; encoded by the coding sequence ATGGTGTCACCTGAGCTGCCTCAGCTCCACACCTCTCCTCCCATGGCTAAACCCGCCGCACGGAACAAAGCCTCTTTCTCGCTCGCCGACAGTCTTCTCTTTCTCGGCGGAGCATTTGTCGCTCTTTTGCTTGTTTGGAGCCTCTGGTCCATCGTTAGCCCTAGCCCCAACCCCACCGGAATTTTCGGGACCTTCGGCTTAGGCGGCTCTCAATCCAAGTCCAGCATTGATTCGCGAAATTGCGGGGCGGATGTTGACCGGCGCTACGACCCGGACGAGACGACCTTCTACGACGAACCGGAGATGAGCTACTCGCTTGGGAAACCGGTCAAGGACTGGGACGAGAAGCGGAGAGAGTGGCTGAAGCAGCATCCGTCGTTCGCCGCCGGAGCACGTGATCGCGTTCTTATGTTGACTGGATCGCAGCCGTCGCCTTGTAAGAATCCCATCGGCGACCACTTGCTGCTGAGGTTCTTCAAGAACAAGGTTGACTACTGTCGGATCCACGGCTGCGATGTCTTCTACAACAACGTCTTTCTGCACCCGAAGATGGTCTCGTACTGGGCCAAGCTTCCAGTGGTCAGGGCCGCCATGCTAGCCCACCCGGAGGCCGAGTGGATCTGGTGGGTTGATTCGGACGCGTTGATCACGGACATGGATTTCAAGCTCCCCCTGGACCGCTACAAGGATCACAACCTTGTCGCTCACGGCTGGTTCCACGTGATTTACGATGAGAAGAGCTGGACGGGCCTGAACGCCGGGGTGTTCCTCATACGGAACTGTCAGTGGTCCATGGACCTAATAGACGTGTGGGCAGGCATGGGCCCGCAGAGCCCGGAATACCACAAGTGGGGCCAAATCCTCAGATCAACGTTCAAGGACAAGCTGTTCCCGGAGTCGGACGATCAGTCGGCCCTGATTTACCTGATCTACAAAGAGAAAGCAAAATGGGCGGACAAGATTTATTTAGAGGGCGAGTACTACTTCGAGGGTTACTGGCACGAGATACTGGGGACGCTGGATAACATCACCGACAGGTACACGGATATGGAGAGAGAGGACGCCACACTGAGGAGGAGGCACGCGGAGAAAGTGAGCGAGCGATACGCTGCGTTTAGGGAAGAGCGTCATCTGAAGGAGGCTGGGAACGGAAGAGGGAGCTGGAGAAGGCCGTTCATCACGCACTTCACGGGGTGTCAGCCGTGCAGCGGGAACCACAATGAGATGTACACTGGGAACTCGTGCTGGGATGGGATGCGAAAGGCTTTGAATTTCGCGGACAATCAAGTGCTTCGCAACTTCGGTTTCGTGCACCCGGATCCACTGGATTCCTCCGTCTCGACTGTGCCGTTTGATTACCCTTGGTAA
- the LOC133864271 gene encoding uncharacterized protein LOC133864271, with protein sequence MGLSLFRRAQMFFSSDSDDDLLMIMTILAMQQRPRRQRGSTSRRRRSIQRRLEFNSSNKFNIDQIQCSNQDSKIKDDLEESGCSACDDTDGESGPRRKLPRAQRKRLRKKKLKEDAFRRGNIAGPLLPSTSESEAGDCGGGGRDVETEPPGVRRNAAEKGVDATVDNYGEGKKKLKEDASRRGNIIGPLLPSTSESEAGYCGGGGGDVETEPPDSRRNTAEKKVDATADNSGEEAASANQTKLKHRRMAKRLAKERLKSSNMENCNQNDQPCAEDVGSPEIVLPW encoded by the exons ATGGGTCTCTCTTTATTTCGCCGGGCCCAAATGTTTTTTTCGTCAGACTCCGATGACGATTTGCTTATGATAATGACAATACTTGCGATGCAGCAAAGACCGAGAAGGCAGAGAGGATCAACATCACGTCGTCGTCGTTCTATTCAACGTCGTCTTGAATTCAACTCATCAAACAAGTTCAACATCGACCAGATCCAATGCAGCAATCAAGATTCCAAAATAAAAG ACGATTTGGAAGAGAGTGGTTGCTCTGCATGCGATGATACAGATGGAGAATCCGGGCCTCGTCGGAAGCTGCCGAGGGCTCAGAGGAAGAGGCTTCGCAAGAAGAAGCTCAAGGAGGACGCGTTCCGCCGCGGAAATATTGCTGGGCCGTTGTTACCTTCAACAAGTGAAAGTGAAGCTGGTGACTGTGGCGGTGGAGGTCGTGATGTTGAGACAGAACCTCCAGGTGTTCGTCGTAATGCCGCTGAGAAGGGAGTTGATGCTACAGTTGACAACTATGGTGAAGGCAAGAAGAAGCTCAAGGAGGATGCATCCCGCCGAGGAAATATTATTGGGCCGTTGTTACCTTCAACAAGTGAAAGCGAAGCTGGTTACTGTGGCGGTGGAGGTGGTGATGTTGAGACAGAACCTCCAGATAGTCGACGTAATACCGCTGAGAAGAAAGTTGATGCTACAGCTGACAACTCAG GAGAGGAGGCTGCTTCTGCTAACCAAACAAAACTGAAGCACAGAAGGATGGCTAAAAGGCTGGCAAAGGAAAGATTGAAGTCATCTAATATGGAGAATTGCAATCAAAATGACCAGCCTTGTGCTGAGGACGTGGGTTCACCTGAAATCGTGTTGCCGTGGTGA
- the LOC133864068 gene encoding uncharacterized protein LOC133864068: MAELKLSESRDLTRIERIGAHSHIRGLGLDSALEPRQVSDGMVGQTAARKAAGVILHMIKEGKIAGRAVLLAGQPGTGKTAIAMGLAKSLGQETPFAMLAGSELFSLEMSKTEALTQAFRKAIGVRIKEETEVIEGEVVEIQIDRPAVAGAASKTGKLTLKSTEMETVYDLGAKMIEALGKEKVQSGDVVAIDKTSGKITKLGRSFSRSREYDAMGPQTKFVQCPDGELQKRKEVVHCVSLHEIDVINSRTQGFLALFTGDTGEIRAEVREQIDTKVAEWREEGKAEIIPGVLFIDEVHMLDIECFSFLNRALENEMAPILVVATNRGITTIRGTNYKSPHGIPIDLLDRLLIITTQPYTEDEIRKILDIRCQEEDVEMSEDARCLLTKIGVETSLRYAIHLITAAALACLKRKGKIVEMEDINRVYHLFLDVKRSTQYLIEFQNQYINETGDGDEDDANTMVS; the protein is encoded by the exons ATGGCGGAGCTGAAACTCTCAGAGAGCCGAGACCTAACGCGGATAGAGCGCATAGGCGCACACTCCCACATCCGTGGCCTGGGTCTGGATTCGGCCCTCGAGCCCCGCCAAGTCTCGGATGGCATGGTGGGCCAGACCGCAGCCCGCAAGGCTGCCGGCGTCATCCTCCATATGATCAAGGAAGGCAAGATCGCTGGTCGAGCGGTCCTCCTGGCGGGTCAGCCCGGAACCGGCAAGACCGCCATCGCCATGGGCCTGGCCAAGTCGCTTGGCCAGGAGACCCCGTTCGCCATGCTCGCCGGCAGCGAGCTCTTCTCGCTGGAGATGTCGAAGACCGAAGCCTTAACCCAGGCTTTCCGCAAGGCCATCGGCGTGCGCATCAAGGAGGAGACCGAGGTCATCGAGGGAGAGGTCGTGGAGATCCAGATCGACCGCCCAGCCGTCGCCGGAGCAGCCTCCAAGACCGGTAAGCTGACCCTGAAGTCGACGGAGATGGAGACAGTGTACGACCTGGGCGCGAAGATGATCGAGGCGCTGGGGAAGGAGAAGGTGCAGAGCGGAGACGTGGTGGCCATCGACAAGACCTCCGGGAAGATCACCAAGCTCGGGAGGTCGTTCTCAAGATCCAGGGAATACGACGCCATGGGGCCTCAAACCAAGTTCGTGCAGTGCCCCGATGGGGAGCTCCAGAAGCGCAAGGAAGTCGTGCATTGCGTCTCGCTTCACGAGATCGATGTCATCAACAGCAG GACACAGGGATTTCTGGCTCTCTTCACTGGCGATACTGGTGAAATCCGTGCAGAAGTGAGGGAACAAATTGACACAAAGGTGGCAGAGTGGAGGGAGGAAGGGAAGGCAGAGATTATACCCGGTGTCCTCTTCATTGATGAGGTGCACATGCTTGACATTGAATGCTTTTCTTTCCTGAATCGTGCTTTGGAAAATGAGATGGCTCCAATATTAGTTGTTGCTACCAACCGTGGGATTACTACAATCCGAGGCACAAATTACAAATCCCCACATGGGATTCCAATCGACCTCCTTGATCGCCTACTTATCATCACAACCCAACCTTACACAGAGGATGAAATCCGCAAGATTTTAGACATCAGATGCCAAGAGGAAGATGTGGAAATGTCTGAAGACGCAAGGTGTTTGTTGACCAAAATTGGTGTGGAAACATCATTGAGATATGCCATTCATCTCATCACAGCTGCTGCATTGGCTTGCCTGAAGCGGAAGGGAAAGATTGTGGAGATGGAAGACATTAACCGAGTTTATCATCTGTTTTTGGATGTGAAGAGATCAACACAGTACTTGATAGAGTTTCAGAACCAGTACATCAATGAAACCGGAGATGGTGACGAAGATGATGCCAATACCATGGTGTCTTGA